In Lolium rigidum isolate FL_2022 chromosome 3, APGP_CSIRO_Lrig_0.1, whole genome shotgun sequence, the genomic window AAGGCAAATGCAAAGAGCGAGGCTTCCTCGAAAGCAGTTATAGAGATGATCAAGACACTTCTAGACAACAAGGAGGTGTCAAGCAAGAAGAGGAACGAGAGATAGCACCGGGAAAAAGTGGAGTCCGGAAGACCTACTATATCATATAACACAAGAAGCTCAAAATTGAAGAGATCAATGCCCATAACAAGCAAAAGGAATTGGAGCTCTTCCTACTTATGGAGGAGACTAGGATCATGGCGACCCCTATGACTGACGACATGGATCCAAGTCATCAGGCAtggttgaagaagaagatgattctTAATGAAGATGTGTGATTCACTCGATCACGTTTCCATTTGTGTCTCATCCTTTTGGAGCTTTGGGTATACCGTCACGGGCGGAACTGAATTATCTTATAGTACTACTTAATTTGCTCTCATTTTTCGTAAAATTTGGATTATTTGCTATTTTTCGCTGAATCTAGATTATCATACGTGTGAAATATGCATATGCATAAGGAAGCAGACCAAACTAGGGAGCCGTTGGGTTTACAACCAACCCCAGACGGATATGAGCCTCTCGCCTGTCTGCGGTCCACCACGAACGGAATGAGATGGACAATATCGGTATCTGGAATGGAAGGTTCCGTTAGAGATGCCTTTAAATCAAAGAGAAAAGCCCTATACCGGAAAAAAATAGTACTTCATTGTATGCAAAGTAGATGGTAGAAAATTTCTATAATTTTGTACTCTTTAACCAAACAATCGTTATAGAACAAATTGCTAAAGAGTGAAATCATCTAAAATTGCATGCAAAAGAGAGGGCCCTTGAATCTAAGAGGAACGCCCCCCTATACCTGAAAAAACTAGCAGTTCATTTACCCTCTGGACGTCAGAAGGACATGATTGATCTCCAATTCCGTGCAAGCTTCGCCCATGACGAAATCTCTTGGAGCTTGTGCAGCAGTAATGCGATGAAGTCCAGAAACCAGGGGAGAGGTCGCACACTTTCACAGTTCAGGCAATCCGGCTGTGACCATCTCATGGATGCTCCTCTGCCATGGCATGCCATGCCGCGGACGCAACCCTTTACTGCTCCCTCTCGTTGGCAACTTGCCGCACGCCCCTTTTGCCGTGACAAATTGGCCATGAATCATGGCTCACTCGCTGGAGTCGCGCACATAAATTCCGGCCGGTGACCTGCGCACATGGACGACGGATGGCTGGCCGGCCTAACCATGCATGGTCCGGGAGAAATTTCTCCGGCCATCCCCGGAACTGTGTAATGCATTCATGGCGGTGTCCCCGCCAAGATCGAATTGGGACATCGATCAACTGGGACTAGGTagtctttcgcaaaaaaaaaaaaaaaaactgggacTAGGTAGTAGATTCAGCTTCACAGCAGACAGACATATCTATTCAGGTTATACAGAAAGTACGCATAGCGAATCTATGCGAATACCGAATACTTCGCTAAATTCCTCACAAGCAATTATACTCCCTCCGCTTCATAATTCTTGTTGTGGTTTATGTCAAATTTAAACTACAATCACGACAAGAATTATGTAAGAGAGGGAATTCTTGAGAAAAATTCATCTTGGTTAGTGCAACTAACATCATCAAGATGACAAGACTTCTGCACTCAACTACATTATGCGGTTTTGTGTACCACTAAATGCCTGGCACCTACTCTTTGCGGTGCGGTCAAATCAAATCATCCATCCATGTGATGGAACATTTGGAAGGTTTTGCCTGCAGCTCAGCTTATAAAACCCCATTAACGCAGCGCGCAGGACCTTGCCCCTAGCTCTCACTCACCCCCACCCTCGCTCTACATTCTTTTCGCCAAGATGGGCTGTAGCAGTACGAGCTGCAGCGTGGCCGTGGCCCTCTTGCTGCTGGCGCTCGGAGCCAGTGGCCAGCTGCAGGTGGGGTTCTACTCCAAGTCCTGCCCCAGCGCCGAGTCCACCGTCGCGTCCGTCGTAcgggccgcctccgcctccgactccaccaTCCTCCCcgcgctcctccgcctccagTTCCATGACTGCTTCGTCAGGGTATGCATGCCGGTGTCTGTTTCTTGCGAGATTTCTATGACCCTCCTGCAAATCTTCTTACTAGTAACTTAAACTGGACGGCTCTGTGTTTCAGGGTTGCGACGCGTCGGTGCTGATCAAGGGTGGTAACAACAGCGCGGAGGTGGACAACGCCAAGCACCAGGGCCTGCGCGGGCTGGACGTGATCGACAGCGCCAAGGCGCAGCTCGAGACGCAGTGCCCAGGCGTCGTCTCGTGCGCCGACATCGTCATCCTCGCCGCGCGCGACGCCGTCGCCTTCGTAAGAACATACTAAATCGCGCGCCCTGCATGCACGGAGGTTAAAAAACTGATCGGTTTCAATTCGTGTTGCTTGCTGCACGCAGACGGGCGGGCCGTCGTTCGACGTGCCGACTGGCCGGCTCGACGGCAAGGTGTCGAACCTGCGCGACGCCGACGTGCTGCCGGACGTGCACGACTCCGCCCAGGTCCTCCGCTCCAAGTTCGCCGCCGGCAGCCTCGACGACAAGGATCTCGTCCTCCTGAGCGGTGAGCCAAACAAAACCAAACCCCCACGGCCATGGTGGCCGGCTAGCCGAGCTCATCTAACAGCCTAACACACACTTTTTTATGTGAACTGCAGCGGCGCACACGGTGGGCACCACGGCCTGCTTCTTCATGCAGGACCGCCTCTACAACTTCCCGCTCGCGGGCGGCGGCCGAGGGTCGGACCCGTCCATCCCGGTCGACTTCCTCGCCGAGCTAAAGTCCCGGTGCGCGCCGGGGGACTTCAACACGCGGGTGCCGCTGGACCGCGGCAGCGAGCGCATCTTCGACACCTCCATACTCCGCAACATCCGCAACGGCTTCGCCGTCAtcgcctccgacgccgccctctaCGACGACGCCTCCACCGTCGACGTCGTTGACTCCTACTCCGGCCTCCTCGGCACCATCTTCGGGCCATACTTCCGCCAGGACTTCGCCGACTCCATGGTCAAGATGGGCAGCATCGGCGTCATCACCGGCAGCAACGGAGAGGTCCGGAAGCTCTGCTCCAAGTTCAACTGATCCTCATGCAAGATCCACCCATCATCGATCTAGCCGTGGATACCATTCATTGCGCTGCTGGTTGGCAAGCTAGCCCATGCACACGATGCATGCATCGCGTGCTCTGGTCGCGTCCAGCCTATGACGATTTCTTCTTCTATTTATTGTGTACATGTTACTGCTTGAGAAAAAGAGAGGGCAAATTTAGTGTGTTCATGTGATGCGCCAAAAGGTCTAGCTAGCACGGCCGACGGGTTGCAAATGGTTCTAGGATCTGTGCAGTTTTCTCTTGAAGTGAAATCAAATTCATATGTATAAGAGATATGTTTGATTTTTTATGTTTATAATATGTACACTGTAGAACACCATATGTGCGATTAAGTGAAGGTGATATCATTTTGTTCTTGCCCTTTGGTTGGGTCTATTTATCTGTGTAAATGTGAGATTGTGAAAACTTGTGTTTATGTGCATCCACTGCCAGTGTAAACAAGTGTCAGATGTTACTACCGTATAGCAAAGTTTATTCGATTGCTTGGACTTAATTTGTTTTTCAGTACAAATTAAATCAAAATTATTTTCTTCACCTTGCAGGCATCTAACTATAAGGAAGACTTCAATAAATGATTTTCCCTTCAACTTAACAGATTGGCAAGAGGAAAAATTTCTGTATATATTCATGCCCACTCCATGCTACGAATGCTGAATGTGTAAGCCGGGCGATGTATATGACATGATCAAACTCATCATTGAGTAAAAGCTTTTGTTTCTATGCCCTGTTTGAGCAGTTGGCAGATCAGGAAGTAGGCAGAGTTGGCTGGGCTTGTTATTATTGGGGACAAGAACTTCTCTTGCTTAGCTTGCAACCGGAAATTAGAAGTACTGCATTGATGGGGTTGTCCCTAAACACTACAAATTATtgtgtttttttttataaaaacacCAAACCGAAAAAATTAAATGTCTTGACAAACAGACAAGGGATTGTATACGGAGATGGAGTACCAGACTACATGTACGTTAGTTTGTGAACCTGGCCTATATCTTACAATCCTATTCCAGGATCTGGTGTCTGAAACCTTTTCTGCTAACAGcaccaaaaggtactactagtgTGCAGCTTTATAAATGCATGAGGATTTGTGGGCTAACAAAGCTAATCAGGCGGCTATTTATGAGTCCGAATAAATTTGCAGTTCAATTGCCATACACGCTGAGAATGCCCTGGAATGTTTGGTTACTTCAAAAAGAATTTCCATCAGGCTGCTAATCTTGAACGCCAGCTGGTGGAGCTAATTAAAGGTGATCTCttgttgttagagcatctccaccggcgcgcctcAAATAGTTGCCGACAAGGATGTCGACACTAATGTATGGGAAACGCCAGCagtacatcctctatttggggacgctgatcccacaccggcgcctccaTACGGCGGCCCCCAAAACTGTTTTtactttttacaatattttgaaacaatatatcaatcacattttattcatactatattcaattattcatacaatcacacaaatagtacttaaattattcatacaatcaaacatatggaaattaaattattcttacaatcaaacaaatggaaattaaatcatgcattgttggcggctcctctcctcgcccagaaatgcgcagctagatccggcagaagttgagcatgaacacctacatctcgaatttcattatgcatgtgaagaaaagcggaaaattcttggggtacatgctccACCTCAGCAAGAGGTACTTGATAATCAATTGGTTGATCATCATGCACAGGTTtgtcgcgctcgctctcaatgatcatgttgtgcatgatcacacatgccttcatcacctcccacatctgagactcagaccaagtgagagaaGGGTACCTGACAATGGTGAAACGCTGCTTAAGCACTCCAAAAGCATGCTCAACATCCTGGCGAGCTACTTCCtagcatgttgcaaaataagcgtCCATCTCCGAAACTGGGGACGGGTTTGTCTTAACAAATGTAGCATACATTGGCTAGatcccatcagctagatagtaccccttgttgtatgtgtgttcctttacctcaaagttcacggcatgaacttgtccctcagctagtctggaaaacaccggagagcgctgcaagaCATTCATATCATTTTTtattcctgccatgccaaaaaatgcatgccaaatccagaggtcatGGTGTGCCACcgtgtaacggccccggatagTACCCATTATAGATCTGcttgttcctttttcttttgtgcatcatcatggcatatacaTCACATCAACCATGTTTTCAACAAATAAAATTACttttataaaccctagcttgttgttTTCCCTCTGATATGTTTATTTTAAAAACCCTTTCTCTCTTATCTTTTTCCAATAATAataaaaccctaatctctctctctccctcataTCTCTTATTTATAATTAAGCTTTCCAACAAATAAATTTTGAATATGAAGGTGTCTTGTTTTGACTACAAGTAAATTAATATTTTATAAGCTAATTCCAAATCCCCTTCTCTCCTTcgtttcaaattcaaaacagaaaagagTTTGTTTTCAAATGGTTTAAATAAAAATAGTAAAGGAAAATGCAAAAACCCCAAAACCCTCTAACCCCCTCCACAtggcctctctctctctgctgGCCTGCTTCTGGCCCGGGTGGCCCTTTCATCCAGCCCAGACGGACACCAGCGGCCCAGGCCTTCCCCCTCTCTACCAGCCCAACCTTCCCCTCCTCTCTTCTAGCCCGAGGCCACTTCTTTCTCTCCCTACCCGGCCCCGTACCGCTTCGACAAGCGACGGAGACGCTCGTCGCTTTCCTCTTCACGCAGGAAGCGTGATATTCTCCCCATGCGTGGTCCTCCCTGTACAACCACCGCAACACCCTCCCCCATGTGAGCATCCCCTCTCCTTATCTCTTCCCTGGACCANNNNNNNNNNNNNNNNNNNNNNNNNNNNNNNNNNNNNNNNNNNNNNNNNNNNNNNNNNNNNNNNNNNNNNNNNNNNNNNNNNNNNNNNNNNNNNNNNNNNGccaacctaccacaagttccacgctagggagtgctacatctacaacaagctgaaGATTCTGGGTCCTAACtgtatgatcaccgtatccgaaGACTACAAGAAAGATCAGGACTGCAAGGATGGTGAAGCAGCCTTCGCAGAATCCGTTATCTCTACGGCGGATCTGCAGGGCTACAGATCCGCGGTGGATCCAGctgagatgcataccaccaagaagcagatctctgaccagaagacctcgttcaaggaTGCAATAGACACAaagaaggtcgacctcaaggAAGGTGACTCTACCAAGCAAGTGTCTGTCGGAGCTGGCTTggaacccaaataggaagacacgGTCATCGAGTTCctgcgagctaacatggatatcttcacatggcaaccttctgacatgtccgaagtaccaagggaactcgtcgagcactacctcaacataaatccggataCAAAACCAGTGAACAAAGCTatacgacgctttggagatacgaagcgccgcgccataggaatggaattagaaaAGTTActggaggcaggttttgtagtagaagttatccatactgattgggtcgcaaaccccgtccttgtacccaaaaagaattctaaaatactaagaatgtgcatcgattgctccggattgaataagcattgtccgaaggatccgttccctttgCTGCGCATTGACGAGGTCATTGATTCGACGACAGggacggaacttctgtgttttcttggcgcatattccgggtatcatcagatccggatgaagaagtctgaCCAAAAGGAGACCTTGTTCATCACACCTTTTGGCACTTACTGTTATGTAACTATGCCCTtttgtttgaaaaatgcaggtgccacctatcagcgtacgatgcagcggtgcttgaaggaccagattagCTGGAACGTACACGGTTACATCGACGTCAtcacggtcatgacccggaaaggatccgacttgatcagcgacctcaaggaaacttttgataatAATCTTcggaggtacaagatgatgttaaatccgctaaaGTGCGTCTTCGGTGTACCAActagaaaactccttggcttcattgtttctcacagaggcattgaggtaaacccggaaaaaatcaaggctatccacAACGTCAAATggacaacttgtctcaaagatgtacaATGATTAACTGGTTGtatcgcagcaatcagtagatttgtcagtcgtcttggcgagaaagcactacctttgtacaagttactgaagaaaatagacaaatttgtctggaacAACGCAACAGATGCATCACTTCAGGgattgaagaacat contains:
- the LOC124696681 gene encoding peroxidase 43-like, producing the protein MATQFALMINGQALTNALLQVGFYSKSCPSAESTVASVVRAASASDSTILPALLRLQFHDCFVRGCDASVLIKGGNNSAEVDNAKHQGLRGLDVIDSAKAQLETQCPGVVSCADIVILAARDAVAFTGGPSFDVPTGRLDGKVSNLRDADVLPDVHDSAQVLRSKFAAGSLDDKDLVLLSAAHTVGTTACFFMQDRLYNFPLAGGGRGSDPSIPVDFLAELKSRCAPGDFNTRVPLDRGSERIFDTSILRNIRNGFAVIASDAALYDDASTVDVVDSYSGLLGTIFGPYFRQDFADSMVKMGSIGVITGSNGEVRKLCSKFN